Proteins encoded together in one Citromicrobium bathyomarinum window:
- a CDS encoding zinc-ribbon domain-containing protein: MILACPACDTRYAVPDSAIGPEGRTVRCARCRHSWFQSGSELDLEELERDGTATSVEDEPTARQPWHDVPPIAAAEPRERASEDRSQFSAEPPFRPRRNPLKMWGMAASLFAVISVGAIAAVSYAGLPDWVPVSRPTFAMEEPDLVLEFPASKQDRRTLPDGSEYFGVAGEIKNVGRETKTVPPVLIVLYDSRNRKVYNWEILPRQGRLQPGETLSINEAITDLPKSARFAEIGWSPS; encoded by the coding sequence ATGATACTCGCCTGCCCTGCCTGCGATACACGCTATGCCGTACCCGATAGCGCGATCGGCCCCGAAGGACGCACGGTGCGCTGCGCCCGGTGCCGCCATAGCTGGTTCCAGTCGGGCAGCGAACTCGACCTCGAAGAGCTTGAGCGCGATGGCACCGCGACCAGCGTCGAGGACGAGCCGACCGCGCGCCAGCCCTGGCACGACGTTCCTCCGATCGCCGCTGCCGAGCCGCGCGAACGGGCGAGCGAGGACCGCTCCCAGTTCTCGGCCGAGCCGCCGTTCCGCCCGCGGCGCAATCCGCTCAAGATGTGGGGCATGGCGGCAAGCCTGTTCGCGGTCATCTCGGTCGGTGCGATCGCGGCGGTAAGCTATGCGGGCCTGCCCGACTGGGTGCCGGTGAGCCGGCCGACTTTCGCGATGGAAGAGCCCGACCTGGTGCTCGAATTCCCGGCCAGCAAGCAGGATCGGCGCACCTTGCCCGACGGCAGCGAATATTTCGGCGTCGCGGGCGAGATCAAAAATGTCGGGCGCGAAACCAAGACGGTGCCGCCGGTGCTGATCGTCCTGTACGATTCGCGCAATCGCAAGGTCTACAACTGGGAAATCCTTCCCCGTCAGGGCCGCCTGCAGCCGGGCGAGACGCTCAGCATCAACGAGGCGATCACCGACCTGCCCAAATCGGCGCGTTTTGCGGAGATCGGCTGGAGCCCGTCCTGA
- the cls gene encoding cardiolipin synthase: MIDIGSIVDGTFEWIWDHLFAIIGWIIAMIAFVVVPFRRPPAEARNWLLIFFALPWVALLIYWLIGRPQYAKQRQERVADLPRILDRITRQSGLDKAEISPRLCEDNHSLANLAHGLGQFPAVDGNRIEPLGDYHATFDRIVEDIDRARHHVHVEFYIFKNDRAGDRVLAALERASARGVTCRLLIDALGSYGSVASIKRRLEPAGIEVHDILPLRRRLSSSRVDLRNHRKIVVVDGRVGYTGSQNIWAPEDHGRQANRELAVRVTGPLVVQLQAIFVCDWYLETLEQLVEEAMFPPLEPVEAGLAAQMIATGPDNPVGGMDLIVAQAMHNASEEIVIVTPYFVPNDSLLTAIRGAVLRGVRVRLITAAKCDQYLAGLAQRSYYEEILSLGAEIHLFGPEFLHAKHSRVDHEVSILGSSNMDMRSFELNAEIDLLCYDHAFAEDLQQVENRYLEQSTPVSFAEWKHRPLMHKVLENTARMLSELI; this comes from the coding sequence ATGATCGATATCGGCAGCATCGTCGACGGCACCTTCGAGTGGATCTGGGACCACCTCTTCGCAATTATCGGCTGGATCATCGCCATGATTGCCTTCGTGGTGGTGCCCTTCCGCCGCCCGCCAGCAGAGGCGCGTAACTGGCTGCTGATCTTTTTTGCGCTGCCGTGGGTCGCGCTGCTCATCTACTGGCTGATCGGTCGGCCGCAATATGCGAAGCAGCGTCAGGAGCGGGTCGCGGACCTGCCGCGCATTCTGGACCGGATTACCCGGCAATCGGGGCTCGACAAGGCAGAGATATCGCCCCGACTTTGCGAGGATAATCACTCGCTCGCCAACCTGGCACACGGGCTGGGCCAGTTCCCGGCGGTCGATGGCAACCGGATCGAGCCGCTCGGTGACTATCACGCCACGTTCGACCGGATCGTCGAGGATATCGACCGCGCCCGGCACCACGTGCATGTCGAGTTCTACATCTTCAAGAACGACCGTGCGGGCGATCGCGTGCTCGCGGCACTCGAACGGGCGAGCGCGCGGGGTGTGACCTGCCGCCTGCTGATCGATGCGCTGGGCTCCTACGGCTCGGTTGCATCGATCAAGCGGCGGCTGGAGCCTGCGGGCATCGAGGTGCACGACATCCTGCCGCTACGCCGGCGTCTGTCCAGTTCACGCGTGGACCTGCGCAATCACCGCAAGATCGTGGTGGTGGATGGTCGGGTCGGCTACACCGGCTCGCAGAATATCTGGGCGCCAGAAGATCATGGAAGACAGGCCAACCGCGAACTCGCGGTTCGCGTTACAGGGCCGCTTGTCGTTCAGCTGCAGGCGATCTTCGTGTGCGACTGGTATCTCGAAACGCTCGAGCAGCTGGTCGAGGAAGCGATGTTCCCTCCGCTCGAACCCGTGGAAGCCGGACTGGCGGCGCAGATGATCGCCACCGGGCCGGACAATCCGGTTGGCGGGATGGATCTGATCGTGGCGCAGGCGATGCACAATGCGAGCGAAGAGATCGTTATCGTCACGCCCTATTTCGTGCCCAATGACTCGCTGCTGACGGCCATCCGCGGCGCGGTGTTGCGCGGGGTCCGGGTGCGGCTGATCACTGCGGCGAAATGCGATCAGTACCTCGCCGGGCTGGCGCAGCGCAGCTATTACGAGGAAATCCTCTCGCTCGGGGCAGAAATTCACCTGTTCGGCCCCGAATTCCTGCACGCCAAGCATTCCCGGGTGGATCACGAGGTTTCGATTCTGGGATCGAGCAATATGGATATGCGCTCGTTCGAACTGAATGCCGAGATCGATTTGCTATGTTACGATCACGCTTTCGCCGAAGACCTCCAGCAGGTGGAAAATCGCTATCTCGAACAATCCACTCCCGTGTCGTTCGCCGAATGGAAGCATCGCCCCCTGATGCACAAGGTGCTGGAGAACACCGCACGAATGCTGAGCGAGCTGATCTGA
- a CDS encoding endonuclease/exonuclease/phosphatase family protein, which translates to MANPTFKLASYNIHKAVGTDRKRDPSRILKVLGEVDADVVVLQEADRRFGQRERTLPDFLVEQHTDYMPVPFDVQHDSMGWHGNTIMVRRDIAVLEHDVLHIPYLEPRGVVTATLRLPTGPELTVFGMHLDLSGLWRVRQARAIAELARVAQEQRPTLLAGDLNEWRPNGGCLKEFGRHFTVLDCGRSFHSQRPMGRLDRIIHGAPLEAVEFGVHHSPLASRASDHLPVWGVFRIPD; encoded by the coding sequence ATGGCCAATCCCACCTTCAAGCTCGCGAGCTACAACATCCACAAGGCGGTCGGCACGGATCGCAAGCGCGATCCGTCACGCATCCTCAAAGTGCTGGGTGAGGTCGATGCGGACGTCGTGGTCCTGCAGGAGGCAGACCGGCGGTTCGGGCAGCGCGAGCGCACCCTGCCCGATTTTCTGGTCGAGCAGCATACCGATTACATGCCGGTGCCCTTCGACGTGCAGCACGATTCAATGGGCTGGCACGGGAACACGATCATGGTCAGGCGCGACATCGCCGTCCTGGAGCATGACGTCCTCCATATTCCCTATCTCGAACCGCGCGGGGTCGTGACCGCGACCCTGCGGCTTCCCACCGGGCCGGAACTGACCGTGTTCGGCATGCATCTGGACCTGTCCGGCCTGTGGCGCGTGCGACAGGCGCGCGCGATCGCCGAACTGGCACGCGTGGCGCAGGAGCAGCGGCCCACGCTGCTGGCGGGTGACCTCAATGAATGGCGACCCAACGGCGGCTGCCTCAAGGAATTCGGACGCCACTTCACCGTGCTCGATTGCGGGCGCAGCTTCCACAGCCAGCGCCCGATGGGGCGGCTCGACCGGATCATTCACGGAGCACCGCTGGAGGCCGTCGAGTTCGGCGTGCACCACAGCCCGCTCGCCTCGCGCGCGTCCGACCACCTTCCCGTCTGGGGCGTTTTCCGCATACCGGATTGA
- a CDS encoding GGDEF domain-containing phosphodiesterase, with protein sequence MHRKFWLSERSRHVYIAIAIALLAGAISLLKPLDITAWAIQSKLGDRESSGTIALVEVGAYTDQNAAEGNRRIASLVSKLRDAGARRIFVNIPLRRSDTPSADLRLKRVFAENRNHVFLADKGPPRREAGVLERRPDASFAAGSQTFDNYIEQDFLGFVWNIKARGRDGRESLAFALHPGGEARSQVFIDGTIDASSIPRIDDENLDAAIDSFDIPNTTFVIGVTRLGNELRIANDGYVADSVPHILAAETLLRGTGQHIPFYAFPLAVGFALLLSVWLARTARLRRILYAACVLALLGGVALTGVAGMQANFGDTFLLLTLYAIMRGFVLYKQRHLYIDPISKLPNFSALRRDFSASEGQGDLGVVVVKILRLDSIFAHLSEGEKRAYLRQISDRLSITGKNTKIYFDGGKYFAFILDAAIDYESHLSGLRAIVSQPIIIASKSIDVAVTVGADFSSRGLPAHRMSSAIAAADHAREAFQPVFIVSDACHDDDEWDHSLTARLAEALAEDRISIKLQPQVDFKTGKFVGAEVLARWQDEAGNEISPARFIPQFERMARLDELTSRILDKAMAALRSLQESGCALPLSVNVSAVQFVDERIAEIVEKSLREYNVDPSLLKIEVTETARIEDFETACQIVERLRKQGITFSLDDFGVGSANLEALQRLPFDEVKIDQLFIQQLAGSCKTRAIVEGVLHTASKAGMTSVAEGIEDLETHAWLSSLGCDRGQGYFIAKPMLVSQFTSLIELNRYVTPRPDYG encoded by the coding sequence GTGCATCGCAAGTTCTGGCTGAGCGAGAGATCGCGCCACGTGTACATCGCGATTGCAATCGCGCTGTTGGCGGGTGCGATTTCCCTTCTCAAGCCCTTGGACATCACTGCGTGGGCGATCCAGTCCAAGCTCGGCGACAGAGAGTCTAGCGGCACCATCGCGCTTGTCGAAGTGGGTGCATACACGGACCAGAATGCGGCCGAAGGAAATCGCCGCATAGCGTCGTTGGTCAGCAAGCTCCGCGATGCGGGCGCGCGCCGGATCTTCGTGAACATCCCTCTCCGACGTAGCGACACGCCTTCAGCCGACCTACGCCTCAAGCGCGTTTTCGCCGAGAATCGCAATCATGTCTTTCTTGCGGACAAGGGTCCCCCGCGCAGGGAAGCGGGTGTCTTGGAGCGGCGTCCAGACGCTTCGTTTGCCGCAGGATCGCAAACTTTCGATAACTATATCGAACAGGACTTCCTGGGTTTCGTATGGAACATCAAAGCGCGGGGGCGCGACGGGCGCGAAAGCCTGGCCTTCGCGCTTCATCCGGGCGGTGAGGCGCGGAGCCAGGTCTTCATCGATGGAACGATCGATGCCTCGTCGATTCCCAGAATCGACGACGAAAACCTCGATGCTGCCATTGATAGCTTCGACATCCCCAACACCACGTTCGTGATAGGCGTCACGCGGCTCGGTAACGAACTGCGGATCGCGAACGACGGCTACGTGGCGGATTCGGTTCCGCACATCCTCGCCGCGGAAACCCTACTCCGCGGTACAGGACAACACATTCCGTTCTATGCCTTCCCGCTCGCGGTCGGATTTGCGCTGCTGCTCAGTGTGTGGCTCGCGCGAACCGCTAGGCTGAGGCGAATTCTTTATGCCGCCTGCGTCCTTGCCCTCCTCGGCGGAGTTGCTCTGACAGGCGTTGCAGGAATGCAGGCGAATTTCGGCGATACGTTCCTGCTCTTGACGCTTTACGCGATTATGCGCGGATTCGTCCTGTACAAGCAGCGCCACCTCTACATCGACCCGATCAGCAAGCTGCCCAATTTCTCGGCATTGAGGCGCGATTTCTCGGCTAGCGAAGGGCAGGGCGATCTGGGTGTAGTGGTCGTCAAAATCCTCCGCCTGGACTCCATTTTTGCGCACCTCAGCGAGGGAGAAAAGCGCGCCTATCTGAGACAGATATCGGACCGCTTGTCGATCACGGGCAAGAATACGAAGATCTATTTCGACGGCGGGAAGTACTTCGCATTCATACTGGATGCGGCGATCGACTATGAGTCCCACCTGTCGGGTTTGCGCGCAATCGTTTCGCAGCCCATCATTATCGCCAGCAAATCGATCGACGTCGCGGTCACGGTCGGGGCAGATTTTTCTTCACGAGGCCTGCCCGCGCACAGAATGAGCTCGGCCATTGCGGCAGCGGATCACGCGCGCGAAGCATTCCAGCCCGTCTTCATCGTTTCGGACGCCTGCCATGACGACGATGAATGGGACCATTCGCTGACGGCGCGACTGGCCGAAGCGCTTGCCGAAGATCGCATTTCGATCAAGCTCCAGCCGCAAGTCGACTTCAAGACCGGTAAATTCGTGGGTGCCGAAGTGCTGGCGAGATGGCAGGATGAAGCGGGCAACGAGATTTCGCCGGCGCGCTTCATCCCGCAGTTCGAGCGCATGGCACGGCTCGACGAGCTCACAAGTCGAATTCTCGACAAGGCAATGGCTGCCTTGCGTTCCTTGCAGGAGTCGGGGTGCGCCCTTCCTCTTTCGGTTAACGTATCAGCCGTGCAGTTCGTGGACGAACGCATCGCCGAAATCGTTGAAAAGAGTCTCAGAGAGTACAACGTCGATCCCTCGCTCCTGAAGATCGAAGTGACCGAAACCGCCCGGATCGAGGATTTCGAAACCGCCTGCCAGATCGTCGAGCGTCTTCGCAAGCAAGGCATCACATTCTCGCTCGACGATTTTGGCGTGGGCAGCGCCAATCTGGAGGCGTTGCAACGGCTTCCTTTCGACGAGGTCAAGATCGACCAGCTCTTCATCCAGCAGCTCGCCGGATCATGCAAGACACGCGCGATCGTCGAGGGCGTCCTTCACACTGCATCGAAGGCGGGAATGACGTCTGTCGCGGAAGGGATCGAGGATCTCGAGACGCACGCCTGGTTATCCAGCCTGGGCTGCGATCGCGGCCAGGGCTACTTCATCGCCAAGCCGATGCTGGTGTCCCAGTTTACCAGTCTGATCGAGCTCAACCGGTATGTCACACCACGTCCGGATTATGGTTAA